TTAGAAAATTCATTAAAAGCATTATCTTATGGAATGGTCTTTTTCTGTGTTCCTTACCTTATTTATCTCATTATCTCTTTGGCCTTATAAACTATTCTTTATATCTATATAAGCTCTTTAAAATTAAGTTCATCATATCTTTGTATTCTTCATCATGAAACATTTTATATAAGGTTTCATAATCGTTATAGATATCAAGCATTTCATCAATTAACTTTTTATAATTTTCTTCTTCAACAGGTTGTTTTGTTGACTCGAGACCAATGTAACTATGAATCATTGATGCATAATATCGACTTTCGTCTGAAATTGTATTATGCAAATGAAGCTGCTGCATAAAAGACTCAGCCTCTTGATTGCTGATCATTAGGCTCATTTCATCTTCAGTAGCTTCTAACCATTCCCCATCAGACATGCGATTTAATTCATATGTTAGTTCTTCCCACCCATCTTCCGCATATCTCCACACTTCTGTTCTCACACCTACTATGCGAAATAAAGAGCTACCGTATTCTTTAACTAAAACAATATCACCTATTTGATAGTGAACATCAATATTTATTTTCTCTGTCTCAATAAGAGATCCTTCATAATCAGAAAATAATTGAAGGGCATTTTCATAATACAAAATATCACCATGATTCACTTCGTACGCATACTGATGATCAACAAAATGGAGCTTAGTTATGGTACCCACAGTTCCATACATAATAATCACGACAATATCCCCTATTTTAAATTTTGGTCTGTTTTTATTTTTCATTTTTCATCTCTCCTTTGTCGTGATTGTAAGGATAAGATAGTATATGCTGAAACTTTAAATTCGTCATGGATAGTTTTTACAACGAAAACGAAAAGGACAAAGATGAGCATTTGTTCATCTTTGTCCTTTTCGTTATATTCTTCTTAAAATTTCATTTTGATAACGATCCCAGGCATCGTCGAAAACTGACATGCTTTGTAAATAATGACCGTTCATCTCCAAATAAGAACTTAGCTCATCATAACGATCAGTTGTCTTTGGAAAAGCATGATCAAGATACGCATCATTGGCAAATTTAGATAACTCATCCTTTGGTTTTGGATGACGATATTTCATTAAATAATGATAAAAGGACTTCATCTGGTATTCCCCCGTTGTTTTTGCTTATTAAAGACTAGGATAATACAACTGAAGAACTTTAATCAAGCCTCGATTATATTTCTCCCTTAACCAAAAGGTGATCTTCTTAAATCCTCAACTATATAACAAGTAAAACCACAGCAGATTTACTGTGGTTTAGTTCCGGTAAATTTTAAACACTCATTTCTTCATACTGAAAATCTATCTCAAATCCAAGATCCATAAGCATTTTATGGTCTGCAGTGCTTTCTTGTCCAGCTGTTGTCAAATAATCTCCAACAAATATGGAATTTGCTGCATATAAGCCAAGTGGTTGTAGGGACCTTAAATTCACTTCACGTCCACCAGAAATTCTAATTTCTTTTGTTGGGTTTATGTATCGAAATAAAGCTAGTACTTTCAAACAATATCTAGGATTTAAATCATTAGTTCCTTCAAGAGGTGTACCATCTATTGCATGTAAAAAGTTTACAGGGATTGAATCTGCATCTAATTCTCTTAAACTATATGCCATATTTACCACATCATCTAATGTTTCACGCATTCCAACAATTACACCAGAACAAGGTGAAATACCACTCTGCTTTACCAACTCAACTGTATTCGTACGATCTTCGTATGTATGCGAAGTCGTGATAGAAGAATGATGTTCTTTTGATGTATTTATATTATGATTATAACGATCTACTCCAGCTTCTTTTAAACGCCTTGCCTGATCTGGTTTTAAGATACCTAGGCATGCACAAATTTTCAATCCATATTTGTCCTTTATTTCACCAACAGCAGATGTTACATGATCAACTTCCTTATCACTTGGACCCCGGCCACTTGCAACAATACAATATGTACCCACTTTTAAGTTATGAGCTTGCTCTGCACCTTTTAAAATAGATTCTTTATCTAGCATTCTATATTTCTCTATTGGTGCTTTTGAAACAATTGATTGTGAACAATAACCACAATTCTCAGGACATAATCCTGATTTAGTGTTGATGATCATATTAAGCTTCACTTTTTTTCCATAATAATGTTTTCTAATCTTAAATGCACCATTTAATAGTAATAACAAGTCATCATCATCACACGTTAAAATTGACTTTGCTTCTTCTCTGGTTAAAGCTCTTCCATTAATCACATCGTCGGCCAATAATTCCCATTTCATTTTATCATTCCCCCTTAGATTGCTTATACTAATGGTAATGAATGGTTATTATTATGTCAACCACTTAAGATTCGAAGTTAACATAATAAACGTAATATTTCCTAATATAGATTAACACTTCAGCTATATTACGAACCAACTTATGTATAAAAAAAGAGCTCACATCGGAGCTCCTTTTAATTGAGATTAGTGAATGTAAGCTGCACCAACGATAATTAATAAGATGAACAACACAACAATTAATACGAAGCTATTTCCATAACCGTATCCACCTGTGCTTGGGTATCCATAATCATAATGGCAATGCATATTGTTTCACTCCTCGTATCGAATTTAGATTTCCCTTTACTTTATGTCATGGGTGGGTTGTATCGTATGTGCATTCGCCTATCTTTAGGTAAAAAACTAATTTAAAAATAAAAAGCAAAAAACCAGGCTGCATCCATAGGCCGGTTTCCTTTCTTTAACGTTCAAAAAATTCAATCCATTCTTTTTCTGGACCTCTAAAGAAAATATACTTTGCTCCATTTGGCAACTCTGTGATCTCTTCAAAAATCCATTCTACGTTTGCCGCACGTAATCTATCTCTTTCTTTCTCAATATTATCAACTTGAAAAGCAATATGATGAACCTTTCCTTCATCAGGTAAATTAGGATTATATCCTTCTATAAGTTCAACAATAATATTGCCTCCCACACCTAAAAATGCTAGCTTCATATTCCCATCTGTATGTAAAAATTGATCAAGCAAATCAAGACCAACTACATCTTTGTAAAATGTAATGCTTCTTTCAATATTTTCCACTTGTATTCCAACATGCTCAAAGCCTAATACTGACATCTTCTCTACTCCTCCTCTTCTATTTTATTCCCATTTTAATACAAAGAATACAAAAGTGTCTATACTAGAAAAAGGCTGAACATAATTCAGCCTTTTTGCTATTTATTAAATAACTGGGCATATTTACCATACCCCTCTTTTTCTAAATCATCCTTTGGGATAAATCTTAAAGCAGCCGAATTAATACAATATCTTAATCCATTAGGACCTGGTCCATCATCAAATACATGACCTAAATGTGAATCAGCTGTTTTACTTCTTACTTCTGTACGAATCATTCCATGCGTTGTATCCATTTTCTCGACAACTTCAAAGTCTTGGATCGGTTTTGTAAAACTAGGCCACCCACATCCTGCGTCATATTTGTCTTTTGAACTGAATAACGGTTTTCCGGAAACAATGTCTACATAAATACCTTCTTCTACGTGATTCCAAAACTCATTGTGAAAAGGAGGTTCTGTTCCATTGTTTTGAGTAACTTCATATTGTATAGGAGATAAAGTAGATTTTAAATCTTCTTTGTTATTACCATTCCAATGCTCTTGTATAAATCGATCTCTACCAGATCCTGTTCGATATTGTTTGTAACGACCGGTACTTTTTTTATAGAAGTCCTGATGGTATTCTTCCGCAGGATAAAATGGTTTTGCCTCAAGAATCATTGTAACGATAGGCTTCGAAAATCTTCCGCTTTTTTCCAATGTCTCTTTTGAGGCTTCTGCCAACTTCTTCTGTTCTTCTGTATGATAGAAAATAGCTGTTTTATAAGATTCTCCTCTATCAAAAAATTGACCACCTGAATCTGTTGGATCAATTTGTTGCCAAAATAATTCTAACAGCTTTTCATAAGGAAATATTTCAGGATTGTACGTAATTTGTACAGCCTCAAGATGCCCTGTTGTATTTGAACAAACTTCCTCATATGTAGGATTTTCCTTATTTCCCCCGGTATAGCCTGAAATAACACTTTCGATACCTGGTAACTCATCGAAGGGCTGGACCATACACCAAAAGCAACCACCAGCAAATGTAGCGAGTTCCAACTTGTGCTTATTCATCGATTACTTCCCTCCTATTAACTAATGAATTCTATTATATATCATGCAATAAAACTTAGAAAGTAAACAGCTTTTTATGGAAAGTCTCTTTATTATCTTCCAACATCATTTTCTTTAATAAACCTTGACACATTCTATAACATTCCTTAGTCTTATTAAAAGGATACTTTGATAGTACGGAGGAAACTAGGTTGAATAATCGTCAAGAAAAGATGTATGAGATGGAATCCCTAATGCGTGATGTGTATAAGAAAACTCGTCACGAAATGAACCAAGTTTATGATAATGAAATGTCTAGAAATGAATTTTTCATTTTAAAAACTTTGTACGAGCTTGGCCCAAAAAAGTCATCTGACTTATCCAAAATACTAAATGTTTCTGCTTCTCATATTACAGCAGTAACTGACTCTCTTATCGAAA
This Metabacillus endolithicus DNA region includes the following protein-coding sequences:
- a CDS encoding YozE family protein → MKSFYHYLMKYRHPKPKDELSKFANDAYLDHAFPKTTDRYDELSSYLEMNGHYLQSMSVFDDAWDRYQNEILRRI
- the bioB gene encoding biotin synthase BioB → MKWELLADDVINGRALTREEAKSILTCDDDDLLLLLNGAFKIRKHYYGKKVKLNMIINTKSGLCPENCGYCSQSIVSKAPIEKYRMLDKESILKGAEQAHNLKVGTYCIVASGRGPSDKEVDHVTSAVGEIKDKYGLKICACLGILKPDQARRLKEAGVDRYNHNINTSKEHHSSITTSHTYEDRTNTVELVKQSGISPCSGVIVGMRETLDDVVNMAYSLRELDADSIPVNFLHAIDGTPLEGTNDLNPRYCLKVLALFRYINPTKEIRISGGREVNLRSLQPLGLYAANSIFVGDYLTTAGQESTADHKMLMDLGFEIDFQYEEMSV
- a CDS encoding VOC family protein, producing the protein MSVLGFEHVGIQVENIERSITFYKDVVGLDLLDQFLHTDGNMKLAFLGVGGNIIVELIEGYNPNLPDEGKVHHIAFQVDNIEKERDRLRAANVEWIFEEITELPNGAKYIFFRGPEKEWIEFFER
- the msrB gene encoding peptide-methionine (R)-S-oxide reductase MsrB — translated: MNKHKLELATFAGGCFWCMVQPFDELPGIESVISGYTGGNKENPTYEEVCSNTTGHLEAVQITYNPEIFPYEKLLELFWQQIDPTDSGGQFFDRGESYKTAIFYHTEEQKKLAEASKETLEKSGRFSKPIVTMILEAKPFYPAEEYHQDFYKKSTGRYKQYRTGSGRDRFIQEHWNGNNKEDLKSTLSPIQYEVTQNNGTEPPFHNEFWNHVEEGIYVDIVSGKPLFSSKDKYDAGCGWPSFTKPIQDFEVVEKMDTTHGMIRTEVRSKTADSHLGHVFDDGPGPNGLRYCINSAALRFIPKDDLEKEGYGKYAQLFNK
- a CDS encoding MarR family winged helix-turn-helix transcriptional regulator — its product is MNNRQEKMYEMESLMRDVYKKTRHEMNQVYDNEMSRNEFFILKTLYELGPKKSSDLSKILNVSASHITAVTDSLIEKNWIERVRSVKDRRIVDIHLTENGKNILEQYEKKKTDFLLEKFNDFSDEDIANFIILFKKLLKE